A window of Bradyrhizobium sp. AZCC 1610 contains these coding sequences:
- the otsB gene encoding trehalose-phosphatase — MPLEDDIVREEEAVAETVPVPRSLVPHLSETAILLDIDGTLLDLMPTPREVWVPPGLVKTLNRLLVRTNGALALVSGRSLNDIDLIFAPDQFPAVGGHGAEMRIEPDSESVDAHAPPLDKELKRRLAAIAKLSPGILLEDKGYSLALHYRLAPHAEKAIYAAVSLIRADLPNAPIEVLPGKCVCEIKHSGFTKASGVHELMTREPFKGRRPFFIGDDVTDETVFAIMPDLDGLAFSVGRRAKGVAGHFDAPSDVREFLAHLLDDEMDASLP, encoded by the coding sequence ATGCCATTGGAAGATGATATCGTCCGTGAAGAAGAGGCCGTGGCGGAGACCGTGCCGGTACCGCGCTCGCTGGTGCCGCACTTGAGCGAAACCGCCATCCTGCTCGACATCGACGGTACGCTGCTCGACCTGATGCCGACGCCGCGTGAAGTCTGGGTGCCGCCGGGCCTGGTGAAGACCCTGAATCGTCTGCTGGTGCGAACCAACGGCGCGCTGGCGCTGGTCAGCGGCCGCTCGCTCAACGACATCGACCTGATTTTCGCGCCGGATCAATTCCCGGCCGTCGGCGGCCATGGCGCCGAGATGCGGATCGAGCCGGACAGCGAGTCGGTAGACGCCCATGCGCCGCCACTGGACAAGGAATTGAAGCGCCGGCTGGCCGCGATCGCAAAGCTCAGCCCGGGAATATTGCTGGAAGACAAGGGCTATTCGCTGGCGCTGCATTACCGCCTCGCGCCGCACGCCGAGAAGGCGATCTATGCCGCGGTGTCGCTGATCAGGGCCGATCTTCCCAACGCGCCGATCGAGGTGCTGCCCGGCAAATGCGTCTGCGAGATCAAGCATTCCGGCTTCACCAAGGCGAGTGGCGTGCACGAGTTGATGACACGCGAACCTTTCAAGGGCCGCCGTCCGTTCTTCATCGGCGACGACGTCACCGACGAGACCGTGTTTGCAATCATGCCTGATCTCGATGGCCTCGCCTTCTCGGTCGGTCGCCGCGCCAAGGGGGTGGCCGGGCACTTCGATGCGCCGAGCGACGTGCGTGAATTTCTCGCGCACCTGCTTGATGACGAAATGGACGCATCACTGCCATAA
- a CDS encoding DUF3175 domain-containing protein yields the protein MAERRKTTRPRKTAARKSSRMITAKKSSPKRWSQRVTRESDALDLKRGVFKLTSAKKIAASLKRSAEHSSRRKAGAYRSALSMLTFYINRAGKTLPKTQRTRLERAKVELKHQFGRE from the coding sequence ATGGCCGAACGACGGAAGACCACACGCCCACGGAAGACCGCGGCCCGGAAAAGCAGCCGCATGATAACCGCGAAGAAATCATCACCGAAGCGATGGTCGCAACGGGTGACGCGGGAAAGCGATGCGCTCGATCTGAAACGCGGTGTCTTCAAGCTGACGAGTGCGAAGAAAATCGCGGCGTCGCTGAAGCGTTCCGCCGAGCATAGTTCGCGCCGCAAGGCCGGCGCCTATCGCTCGGCGCTATCGATGCTAACTTTCTATATCAACCGGGCTGGAAAGACCTTGCCGAAAACCCAGCGCACAAGGCTGGAGCGAGCGAAGGTCGAGCTGAAGCATCAGTTCGGAAGAGAGTAG
- a CDS encoding trehalose-6-phosphate synthase — MNLVVVSNRVSRGKPNEPMTGGLAAALLPIVEKSGAIWVGSSGRVRDGNLKEPFAEIEALGAGALAMLDLPAAHYGGYYEGFANSALWPALHSRADLIRATQEDYLSYREVNAFMARALLRFRKADSAFWIQDYHFLALGAELRDLGVTEPIGFFLHTPWPARSVISGVPHHRELIEAMLAYDLIGFQTEEDCENFLSYAQSDLGLVVHDGVIISRYGRTRAAVFPIGIDPQQFAQLATKASTHPDVSRLRRSLNGEKLAIGVDRLDYSKGLINRIKAFDRMWTLHPSLARTASLLQIATPSRGAIEAYGNLQSEVARLVSDVNGIHGEVDWTPIRYLNKGYGQAVLAGLYRTAQVGVVTPLQDGMNLVAKEYVAAQNPVDPGVLVLSKFAGAANELDTALLVNPHDIDSMARTIAIALSMPLTERRMRWEAMMAKLRGHTIQQWFADFTDALRECQLDREALAPVIAEPALWPVRSATNGGARYH; from the coding sequence TTGAACCTCGTCGTCGTTTCTAACCGCGTTTCCCGCGGAAAGCCCAACGAACCCATGACGGGGGGCCTCGCCGCGGCGCTACTGCCGATCGTCGAGAAGTCGGGTGCAATCTGGGTCGGTTCCAGCGGACGGGTCCGCGACGGGAACTTGAAGGAACCATTTGCCGAAATCGAGGCCCTTGGCGCCGGCGCGCTGGCGATGCTGGACTTGCCGGCTGCGCATTACGGCGGCTATTACGAGGGGTTTGCGAATTCCGCGTTGTGGCCGGCGCTGCATTCGCGCGCCGATCTGATCCGCGCCACGCAAGAGGACTATCTCAGCTATCGCGAAGTGAACGCCTTCATGGCGCGCGCGCTGTTGCGATTCCGAAAAGCGGATTCCGCGTTCTGGATTCAGGACTACCATTTCCTCGCGCTCGGCGCCGAACTGCGCGATCTCGGCGTCACCGAGCCGATCGGCTTCTTCCTGCATACGCCGTGGCCGGCGCGTTCGGTGATATCAGGCGTGCCGCATCATCGCGAGCTGATCGAGGCGATGCTGGCCTATGACCTGATCGGTTTTCAGACCGAGGAAGATTGCGAGAACTTCCTGTCTTACGCGCAGTCCGACCTCGGCCTCGTCGTGCATGACGGCGTCATCATTTCGCGCTACGGCCGGACGCGCGCCGCGGTATTTCCGATCGGCATCGATCCTCAGCAATTCGCACAGTTGGCGACGAAGGCGTCGACCCATCCGGATGTCTCGCGGCTGCGGCGCAGCCTGAACGGCGAGAAGCTCGCGATCGGCGTCGACCGGCTGGATTATTCCAAGGGCCTGATCAACCGCATCAAGGCTTTCGACCGGATGTGGACCCTGCATCCGTCGCTGGCGCGCACGGCATCGCTGCTGCAGATCGCAACGCCGTCGCGCGGCGCGATCGAGGCCTACGGCAATCTGCAGAGCGAGGTCGCCAGGCTCGTCAGCGACGTCAACGGCATTCATGGCGAGGTCGACTGGACCCCGATCCGCTATCTCAACAAGGGCTACGGCCAGGCCGTGCTCGCAGGGCTCTATCGCACCGCGCAGGTCGGCGTGGTGACGCCGTTGCAGGACGGGATGAATCTCGTCGCCAAGGAATATGTCGCCGCGCAAAACCCGGTCGATCCCGGCGTGCTCGTGCTGTCGAAATTCGCCGGCGCCGCCAACGAACTCGACACCGCGCTGCTGGTCAATCCGCACGATATTGACAGCATGGCGCGCACCATCGCGATTGCGCTGTCGATGCCGCTGACCGAACGGCGGATGCGCTGGGAAGCGATGATGGCGAAGCTGCGCGGCCATACGATCCAGCAATGGTTCGCCGACTTCACCGACGCGTTGCGCGAATGCCAGCTCGACCGGGAAGCATTGGCGCCTGTGATCGCCGAGCCCG
- a CDS encoding MFS transporter, whose product MGESASTSAPLRQDSDGIVETSIPARLDCLRWGGFHTRVVAALGITWILDGLEVTLAGALSGALKESPTLQFSNFDVGLANSAYLAGAVLGALGFGWLTDRIGRKKLFFITLAVYLSATAATALSWNVASYALFRFLTGAGIGGEYTAINSTIQELVPARYRGWTDLVINGSFWIGAAVGAVAAIVLLDPKLLAPDIGWRLAYFIGAALGLIVFVMRMWIPESPRWLMVHGRPEEAHAIVDDIERASTRHSDHPADEVFPKIRLRMRSHTPLGEVAHTLFTRYRRRSLVGLVLMASQAFFYNAIFFTFALVLTDFFGIPSNDVGWYILPFAAGNFLGPLLLGRLFDTLGRRTMIATTYGVSGVLLALSGYLFSIGVLTAQTQTIAWMVIFFFASPAASAAYLTVSETFPLEVRALAIALFYAIGTGIGGVAGPALFGALIDTGSRNSVFAGYLFGSALMIVAAVVAWKYAIAAERKSLESVARPLAFVE is encoded by the coding sequence GTGGGTGAGAGTGCTTCCACTTCCGCTCCGCTGAGGCAGGATAGCGACGGGATTGTCGAAACCAGCATTCCTGCGCGGCTCGATTGCCTGCGGTGGGGCGGCTTTCATACCCGCGTCGTGGCCGCGCTCGGTATCACCTGGATTCTGGATGGGCTGGAAGTGACGCTGGCCGGCGCCCTGTCGGGTGCGCTGAAGGAAAGCCCGACGCTTCAATTCTCGAATTTCGATGTTGGTCTCGCCAACAGCGCCTATCTCGCGGGTGCCGTGCTGGGCGCGCTGGGTTTCGGTTGGCTGACGGACCGGATCGGGCGAAAGAAACTGTTCTTCATTACACTCGCCGTTTATCTCTCCGCGACCGCGGCCACCGCGCTGTCGTGGAACGTGGCGAGTTACGCGCTGTTTCGCTTCCTGACCGGGGCGGGCATCGGCGGCGAATATACTGCGATCAATTCGACGATCCAGGAACTGGTGCCGGCGCGCTATCGCGGCTGGACCGACCTGGTGATCAACGGCAGCTTCTGGATCGGGGCTGCGGTCGGCGCGGTTGCCGCCATCGTGCTGCTCGATCCCAAGCTGCTGGCTCCGGATATCGGCTGGCGGCTGGCCTATTTCATCGGCGCCGCGCTCGGCCTGATCGTCTTCGTGATGCGGATGTGGATTCCGGAAAGCCCGCGCTGGCTGATGGTCCATGGCCGCCCCGAGGAGGCGCACGCAATCGTCGACGATATCGAGAGGGCGTCGACGAGACATTCGGATCATCCGGCCGATGAGGTCTTCCCGAAGATCAGGCTGAGGATGCGCAGCCACACGCCGCTGGGAGAAGTGGCGCATACATTGTTCACGAGGTACCGGCGGCGTTCGCTGGTGGGCTTGGTGCTGATGGCGTCGCAGGCGTTTTTCTACAACGCCATCTTCTTCACCTTCGCGCTGGTGCTGACCGACTTCTTCGGCATCCCGTCAAATGACGTCGGCTGGTACATCCTGCCCTTTGCGGCGGGCAATTTCCTCGGACCGCTGCTGCTCGGACGGTTGTTCGATACCCTCGGCCGGCGCACGATGATCGCGACCACCTATGGCGTGTCGGGTGTCCTGCTCGCACTGTCGGGCTATCTGTTCTCGATCGGCGTTCTGACGGCGCAGACCCAGACCATCGCCTGGATGGTGATCTTCTTCTTTGCCTCGCCGGCGGCGAGTGCGGCCTACCTTACTGTCAGCGAAACGTTTCCGCTGGAGGTGCGCGCGCTCGCGATTGCATTGTTCTACGCGATCGGAACGGGCATTGGCGGCGTGGCGGGACCGGCGCTGTTCGGCGCCCTGATCGATACCGGATCGCGCAACAGCGTCTTCGCCGGCTACCTGTTCGGGTCCGCATTGATGATCGTGGCCGCTGTCGTGGCCTGGAAATATGCCATCGCGGCCGAGCGCAAGTCGCTCGAATCTGTCGCACGGCCGCTTGCATTTGTGGAGTAG
- a CDS encoding (2Fe-2S)-binding protein, which produces MSTVKLTVNGKAVSAEVEDRTLLVHLLRDHLNLTGTHVGCDTSQCGACVVHIDGRAVKSCTVLAGQAAGSNVTTIEGIAKGDELHPMQAAFRDNHGLQCGYCTPGMIMSAIDIVHRHSGQLDEATVRHELEGNICRCTGYHNIVKAVLDAAGRMKVAQAAE; this is translated from the coding sequence GTGTCTACAGTCAAGCTGACGGTAAACGGCAAGGCCGTCTCGGCCGAGGTCGAGGACCGGACCCTTCTCGTCCATCTCCTGCGCGACCATTTGAACCTGACCGGCACCCATGTCGGCTGCGACACCAGCCAGTGCGGCGCCTGCGTCGTCCATATCGACGGCCGGGCGGTAAAATCCTGCACCGTGCTGGCCGGCCAGGCGGCGGGCTCGAACGTCACCACCATCGAAGGCATCGCAAAGGGCGACGAACTGCACCCCATGCAGGCGGCGTTCCGCGATAATCACGGCCTGCAGTGCGGGTACTGCACCCCGGGCATGATCATGTCGGCGATCGATATTGTGCACCGCCACAGCGGCCAGCTCGACGAGGCGACCGTCCGGCACGAGCTGGAAGGCAACATCTGCCGCTGCACCGGTTACCACAACATCGTCAAGGCGGTGCTCGACGCGGCCGGGCGCATGAAGGTCGCGCAGGCGGCAGAATAG